In Ctenopharyngodon idella isolate HZGC_01 chromosome 1, HZGC01, whole genome shotgun sequence, a single genomic region encodes these proteins:
- the fabp2 gene encoding fatty acid-binding protein, intestinal, whose protein sequence is MAFNGTWKVDRNENYEKFMEEMGINMVKRKLASHDNLKITLEQTGDKFHVKEVSTFRTLDIEFTLGVTFNYSMADGTELTGSWVMEGDMLKGTFTRKDNGKTLVTTRKIIGDELVQSYCYEGVEAKRIFKRG, encoded by the exons ATGGCCTTCAACGGGACCTGGAAAGTTGACCGCAATGAGAACTACGAGAAGTTCATGGAAGAAATGG GAATCAACATGGTGAAAAGGAAACTAGCTTCTCATGACAACCTGAAGATCACCCTGGAGCAGACTGGAGATAAGTTCCATGTGAAAGAAGTCAGCACTTTCCGCACACTGGACATTGAGTTTACTCTGGGTGTCACCTTTAACTATTCTATGGCAGACGGCACTGAGCTCACA GGATCCTGGGTCATGGAGGGTGACATGCTCAAAGGGACTTTCACACGCAAGGACAACGGAAAGACACTAGTAACAACCAGGAAGATTATCGGTGATGAACTTGTACAG AGTTATTGCTATGAAGGTGTTGAGGCCAAGAGAATTTTCAAGAGAGGTTAA